Proteins encoded in a region of the Triticum dicoccoides isolate Atlit2015 ecotype Zavitan chromosome 3A, WEW_v2.0, whole genome shotgun sequence genome:
- the LOC119267265 gene encoding F-box protein At2g05970-like, which translates to MSTKETRLKEVNSVGMKDWANIQTDIVGLIIKKLGIPDYIRFRAVCTSWNHICKEVSNHPRVDPWLMLPTKALEGAKFFSLPEKKSQTIHIPSVATIFGSMWTPVGSSHGWLIFFSPPQGTIQLVNPISSTSFQLPSIGRKHLSKAMLLDMSESNFTVAVIHRDQKGYQVTRKGSKSWSFVDSKHILVDVFKHRRQLYTIDVYGTVEVWAEPPRSWPDDDFPQVEPHMHNLIHYQHQKFNCLVETPSGDLIRVKRQSQNKFALWVLDRETSSFERTSDIGEFGLFVSHYSSFCFPAKDHPYLKANCVYFIDGYNNMCAFNLEHGTKELVEALETAAPAQSQQDFYGRQPRAEPFLWLIPSLK; encoded by the exons ATGTCCACGAAGGAAACAAG GCTTAAAGAAGTTAATTCTGTTGGGATGAAAGATTGGGCTAATATTCAGACTGATATTGTTGGTCTAATTATAAAGAAGCTTGGCATTCCTGACTACATCAGATTCCGTGCTGTATGCACGTCATGGAACCATATCTGCAAGGAAGTATCCAACCATCCACGGGTGGACCCATGGCTGATGCTCCCCACAAAGGCGCTTGAAGGTGCTAAATTTTTTAGCTTGCCTGAAAAAAAGAGTCAAACCATCCATATCCCGAGTGTTGCCACGATCTTTGGATCCATGTGGACTCCGGTTGGTTCATCCCATGGTTGGCTTATCTTCTTTAGCCCGCCACAGGGAACCATCCAGTTGGTTAATCCCATCAGCAGCACATCGTTCCAACTCCCCTCAATCGGAAGGAAGCACCTGTCCAAGGCCATGTTGCTTGACATGAGTGAGAGCAACTTCACTGTTGCTGTCATCCATCGCGACCAAAAAGGATACCAAGTGACACGCAAAGGAAGTAAAAGCTGGTCGTTTGTCGATTCAAAACACATTTTGGTGGATGTCTTCAAGCACCGAAGGCAACTTTACACCATTGATGTATATGGCACGGTCGAGGTGTGGGCAGAGCCTCCCCGTTCATGGCCAGATGATGACTTCCCCCAGGTGGAACCGCATATGCACAACCTCATCCACTACCAACACCAGAAGTTCAACTGTCTGGTGGAGACCCCGTCCGGAGACCTCATAAGGGTCAAGCGCCAGTCGCAGAACAAGTTTGCGCTGTGGGTTCTCGACAGGGAGACCTCTTCCTTCGAGCGGACCAGCGACATTGGGGAATTTGGGCTGTTCGTCAGCCACTACAGCTCGTTCTGTTTCCCGGCCAAGGACCATCCGTACCTGAAGGCAAACTGCGTCTACTTCATCGACGGCTACAACAACATGTGCGCGTTCAACCttgagcatgggaccaaggagctcGTAGAAGCCCTCGAAACCGCTGCCCCTGCTCAGAGTCAGCAAGACTTTTACGGGCGCCAGCCTCGAGCAGAGCCGTTTCTATGGTTAATCCCTTCTCTGAAGTGA